From the Methanooceanicella nereidis genome, one window contains:
- a CDS encoding DNA polymerase ligase N-terminal domain-containing protein, with protein sequence MPAKESLERYRKKRDLSATPEPEGDDNKTSKGHIFVIQKHDASNLHYDFRLEVNGVLKSWAVPKGPSTDPDVKRLAMPTEDHPLEYAGFEGVIPEGHYGAGTVMVWDTGTYRNLRHDKENNEISMEDSINKGKIEVWLDGKKLKGGYVIIRTNLGGKESWLLKKMKDDMADPRRDPVSTEPDSAKTGRSLEEIAGEKGDKKE encoded by the coding sequence ATGCCTGCTAAAGAATCCCTTGAAAGATACCGCAAAAAGCGGGATCTCTCTGCTACGCCTGAACCTGAGGGCGACGATAATAAAACATCGAAAGGACACATATTCGTGATCCAGAAGCATGACGCCAGCAACCTGCACTACGATTTTCGACTTGAGGTCAATGGCGTCCTTAAGTCCTGGGCAGTCCCGAAAGGGCCGTCGACAGACCCGGATGTTAAACGGCTGGCAATGCCTACCGAAGACCATCCTTTAGAGTATGCCGGGTTTGAAGGAGTGATACCTGAAGGCCATTACGGCGCCGGCACCGTCATGGTGTGGGATACCGGAACGTATCGTAATTTAAGGCATGACAAAGAAAATAATGAGATCTCGATGGAAGATTCCATAAATAAGGGAAAGATAGAGGTATGGCTGGACGGTAAAAAATTGAAAGGCGGCTATGTCATTATACGCACAAACCTGGGCGGTAAAGAGAGCTGGCTTCTTAAAAAGATGAAAGATGATATGGCGGATCCGCGGCGTGATCCGGTAAGCACGGAACCTGATTCGGCAAAAACAGGGCGCTCGCTTGAGGAGATCGCCGGAGAGAAAGGCGATAAAAAAGAATGA
- a CDS encoding PAS domain S-box protein, whose protein sequence is MDKGFLDLSELGSFTASAVENDTVSFVATYEDGQVFTCNQAFCRLTGYSKNEISRMRWPYDFTPPEISTDMYRLVDAVACDAAPYKFEKETVRKDGSRVPVDIFIHKFCDVLGKPKYFYAFITDISEHKKLENELKESEAKYRELVQSANSVILRMDVAGNVTFFNKYAIKFFGYTGEEILGKNVIGTIVPETESSGRDLSALIRDIGIHPELYVNNENENMRKDGKRVWVSWTNKAIRDAAGNIIEILCIGNDITGRKEAENELIKARNELEKRVADRTSELTRLNEALTNEIKDRTVAEQALIDSEQRFRATFEQAAVGIAHVSTDGDFLRVNEKFCEICGYTHDEFVGLKFHDITYRDDLKKDLESIDRLLAGDIQTYTMEKRYIKKDGNIIWIDLTVSLVRDAEGNPKYFISVIEDITERKHVEEEVRKSQEMLRLVMDNIPQAIFWKDINSVYLGCNAIFAKFAGLEDPEDIVGKTDYDLAWKKDEADSYRKFDRLVMDHDTPVYHIIEPQLQADGKEAWLDTNKIPMHDTNRNVVGILGTYEDITERKKADEELKKAKSDAEMYVDMLSHDIGNMNQAILGYLELALDVIDPKGDDRKLLTKPIEIISYNTRLIENVKKLSRIRECDLQASEMDIGEILSEIKEKYAGFPGRDITINYAPVKGFKIIACEMLRDMFDNIIENAIRHSTGPLTINIWLKKISIDGKKYYKVAIEDTGPGISEELKGKIFSYMGKEMIKGGRRGLGLHIVKTLADVFKGKLWVEDRVPGDYTKGARFVVILPATYEM, encoded by the coding sequence ATGGACAAAGGTTTCCTGGACCTATCCGAACTTGGCAGCTTTACCGCTTCTGCCGTAGAGAATGATACTGTATCTTTTGTAGCCACTTACGAAGATGGCCAGGTCTTTACATGTAATCAGGCATTCTGCAGGCTGACAGGCTATTCGAAAAACGAGATCAGTAGAATGAGGTGGCCCTATGATTTTACGCCGCCCGAGATCAGCACCGACATGTATCGTCTCGTCGACGCTGTGGCATGTGATGCAGCCCCATACAAGTTTGAAAAAGAGACCGTCAGAAAAGACGGATCCAGGGTGCCTGTAGATATTTTCATACACAAGTTTTGCGACGTCCTTGGAAAGCCAAAGTACTTTTATGCATTTATCACTGATATAAGCGAGCATAAAAAACTGGAGAATGAGCTAAAAGAGAGCGAAGCAAAATACCGTGAGCTCGTCCAGAGCGCGAACAGCGTTATACTTCGAATGGATGTAGCCGGTAATGTTACATTCTTTAATAAATATGCTATAAAATTCTTCGGCTACACCGGGGAGGAGATACTGGGTAAAAATGTTATAGGGACGATCGTGCCCGAGACAGAATCATCCGGCAGGGACCTGAGCGCGCTTATACGGGACATCGGCATTCACCCCGAGCTTTATGTGAATAATGAAAACGAGAATATGCGTAAAGATGGAAAACGCGTCTGGGTATCATGGACAAATAAGGCCATAAGGGACGCGGCCGGTAACATAATCGAAATACTATGCATCGGCAATGATATAACCGGCAGAAAAGAAGCGGAGAATGAGCTTATAAAGGCGCGTAATGAGCTGGAGAAAAGGGTGGCGGACAGGACTTCCGAGCTGACCAGATTGAACGAAGCCCTTACAAACGAGATCAAGGATCGCACGGTAGCTGAACAGGCGTTGATAGATAGCGAACAGAGATTTCGGGCGACGTTCGAACAGGCCGCCGTCGGTATAGCGCATGTATCCACTGATGGGGATTTTTTGCGCGTAAATGAAAAGTTTTGTGAAATTTGCGGATATACCCATGATGAGTTCGTCGGCCTCAAGTTCCATGACATCACCTATCGTGATGACCTTAAAAAAGACCTTGAATCAATAGATCGCTTACTTGCGGGAGATATACAGACCTATACAATGGAAAAAAGATACATTAAAAAAGACGGCAATATCATCTGGATAGACCTTACCGTATCTCTTGTAAGGGATGCTGAAGGAAACCCAAAATATTTTATTTCTGTCATAGAGGACATCACGGAGCGTAAACATGTCGAGGAAGAGGTCCGTAAGTCACAGGAAATGCTGCGTCTGGTCATGGATAACATACCGCAGGCGATCTTCTGGAAAGATATAAACTCCGTATATCTGGGATGTAACGCGATCTTTGCAAAATTTGCCGGCTTAGAAGATCCTGAAGATATTGTCGGAAAGACTGATTATGACCTTGCCTGGAAAAAAGATGAGGCGGACTCCTATCGTAAATTCGACCGGCTTGTGATGGATCATGACACTCCTGTATATCATATAATCGAGCCTCAGCTACAGGCCGACGGCAAGGAAGCCTGGCTTGATACAAATAAGATACCGATGCATGACACAAATAGAAATGTGGTCGGCATCCTCGGGACATATGAGGACATCACGGAACGTAAAAAAGCCGATGAAGAACTTAAAAAGGCTAAGAGCGACGCCGAGATGTACGTGGACATGCTTAGCCATGACATAGGGAACATGAACCAGGCGATTTTGGGCTACCTTGAACTGGCGCTGGATGTTATTGACCCGAAGGGCGATGACCGGAAACTGCTTACAAAGCCCATCGAGATAATCTCATACAATACCAGGCTTATAGAGAACGTAAAAAAGCTGAGCCGTATCAGAGAATGCGACCTCCAGGCCTCTGAAATGGACATTGGCGAGATATTGTCCGAAATAAAGGAAAAGTACGCCGGTTTTCCCGGCAGGGACATCACGATAAATTACGCTCCCGTAAAAGGATTTAAGATCATAGCATGTGAAATGCTCAGGGATATGTTCGACAATATCATAGAGAACGCTATCAGGCATTCGACGGGGCCGCTCACGATCAACATCTGGCTCAAAAAAATATCGATAGACGGTAAAAAGTATTATAAGGTCGCGATCGAGGATACGGGCCCCGGTATCTCAGAAGAATTAAAGGGAAAAATATTTTCTTATATGGGTAAAGAGATGATCAAAGGCGGCCGAAGGGGACTGGGTCTCCATATAGTAAAGACCCTTGCGGATGTCTTTAAAGGCAAACTATGGGTCGAGGACAGGGTGCCGGGAGACTATACAAAAGGTGCCAGGTTCGTGGTGATACTGCCGGCGACCTATGAAATGTAG
- a CDS encoding trimeric intracellular cation channel family protein, protein MIMMIEQFIFEFFAAIGTIAFAVSGAFKGIRHRLDVLGVLVLAFVTAIGGGLVRDALLHRTPAVFIDIWPALFALVGCLLALLSNMLSKERILSWTNPESRTFLILDAIGLAAFTVTGAKLGAVSGLNIFGIILLAAITGVGGGVIRDMLVGEIPLVLNADFYATATLIGGFVFGVLYMYNFATPWPSILSFIVTLSLRLLAIWRGWKLPVL, encoded by the coding sequence ATGATAATGATGATAGAGCAGTTTATATTCGAGTTCTTCGCGGCTATCGGTACCATCGCTTTCGCTGTATCGGGCGCATTTAAAGGCATACGCCACAGGCTTGATGTACTTGGCGTGCTGGTGCTGGCCTTCGTGACAGCGATCGGCGGAGGGCTTGTCCGTGACGCTCTATTACACCGTACTCCGGCCGTATTCATCGATATCTGGCCAGCGCTGTTCGCTCTGGTCGGATGCCTGCTTGCGCTGCTCTCAAACATGTTATCAAAAGAGCGCATCTTATCATGGACCAATCCCGAAAGCAGGACTTTCCTGATACTTGACGCCATAGGACTGGCCGCCTTCACGGTGACCGGCGCGAAGCTGGGGGCAGTCTCGGGGCTTAACATATTCGGCATAATCCTGCTCGCCGCGATCACCGGCGTAGGCGGAGGTGTCATCAGGGATATGCTTGTAGGGGAGATCCCTCTGGTATTGAACGCGGATTTCTATGCGACTGCGACATTGATAGGCGGTTTTGTATTCGGGGTCCTTTACATGTATAATTTTGCGACTCCGTGGCCATCCATTTTGTCGTTCATTGTGACTTTGTCGCTTCGCCTGCTCGCTATATGGCGCGGCTGGAAATTACCTGTGCTGTAG
- a CDS encoding HdeD family acid-resistance protein: MLKEKLHELWGNLGLNLILRCILAMIFGTLVFLYPDISPKVFFMIFGTFALMDGLILIMHSLSVRAIDMVWPARLIRGLLGIITAFTVFIRPDLLMPLLIYIISAYAIFSGLLQIYTGIRIRESIRWGSFIILSGILVVSIGIIIVIEPVSGFFNTEHLIGLFAIAYGIMLGVNGLNWEILISKELFQKGK; the protein is encoded by the coding sequence ATGTTAAAAGAGAAATTGCATGAACTATGGGGAAACCTTGGGCTAAACCTTATACTTAGATGCATACTTGCCATGATCTTCGGAACACTTGTATTCCTCTACCCTGACATATCCCCTAAGGTCTTCTTCATGATATTCGGTACTTTTGCCCTTATGGACGGATTGATACTTATTATGCATTCCCTGTCAGTCAGGGCGATTGATATGGTATGGCCGGCAAGGCTTATCAGGGGTCTGCTTGGCATAATTACGGCTTTTACAGTGTTTATCAGGCCTGATCTTCTAATGCCATTACTGATATACATTATATCCGCATATGCGATCTTTAGCGGGCTCTTACAAATATACACCGGCATACGTATCAGAGAGTCAATCCGGTGGGGATCTTTCATTATATTGAGCGGGATCCTGGTCGTATCTATCGGTATAATAATCGTCATTGAGCCTGTGTCCGGATTCTTTAATACGGAACATTTGATAGGCCTGTTTGCCATCGCATACGGGATCATGCTGGGCGTGAACGGGCTCAACTGGGAAATACTGATCAGTAAAGAGCTATTTCAAAAAGGGAAATGA
- a CDS encoding HdeD family acid-resistance protein: protein MAENVEDIIRFHWGNLWWDTLLRGFVAIVFGLLLLFLPGLSISIFVMLFGAFAFFDGILLVLQSISSRTADPNWWVRILQGIIGILAGIAVFVYPGISALVLLYFIAFYLVFTGILQIVAAIGLRKVIKGELLLIASGILAIIVGAILIARPGAGALALAQTIGIFAIAYGILECILAFRLRSAVSKPEVA from the coding sequence ATGGCAGAGAATGTTGAAGATATAATAAGGTTTCACTGGGGCAATCTATGGTGGGACACGCTGCTCCGCGGTTTCGTGGCGATAGTGTTCGGCCTGCTGTTGCTCTTCTTGCCCGGACTATCAATTTCGATCTTTGTAATGCTTTTCGGTGCTTTCGCTTTCTTCGATGGGATACTGTTAGTTCTTCAGTCAATATCGTCAAGGACTGCAGACCCCAACTGGTGGGTAAGGATCTTACAGGGAATTATCGGCATACTCGCAGGTATAGCCGTGTTCGTATACCCGGGTATATCGGCGCTGGTATTGCTATACTTCATAGCGTTTTACCTGGTATTCACCGGCATCCTTCAGATAGTCGCCGCCATAGGCCTTCGTAAAGTCATCAAGGGTGAACTCCTGCTGATAGCCAGCGGCATTCTGGCTATAATCGTTGGCGCAATATTGATAGCGAGGCCAGGCGCAGGCGCTCTGGCACTTGCTCAGACCATAGGTATATTCGCTATCGCATACGGCATCCTGGAGTGCATTCTTGCATTCAGGCTAAGGTCAGCGGTGTCTAAACCCGAAGTAGCTTAA
- a CDS encoding alkyl/aryl-sulfatase, whose translation MRKNSLRSTMPYLSSGLLTLFGLGVYEGGSWSETVSREEEETTVNPQLAEHSKIMQKKIYRVRDNVYLAYGYGLANAAMIVGDDGVIIIDTMENEKSGREVLEEFRKITDKPIKAIIYTHHHPDHIFGVKAFISENDAREGKTEIYAHESLLENLTKDIDLAPVMSVRAFYSMGTFLEKGPGGAVEAGIGPEWREGSLTFIRPTKTFRDTLDVEVAGIRMHLFHVPGEASDEIAVWFPDMAVLHTAEIIQGETFPNIYSIRGSRFRDPVKWFKSIDKLREFPAKHMVPSHGRPVSGNKNIRGILTAYRDAIQFVHDQTVRFMNKGLTPDELVEVVKLPKYLAGHPWLGEFYGTVDHSVRQIYNGYLGFFDGDMTYLAKPEHVERAVRYVEIMGGRDNIIETAQKAIMEKRYGWAMDILTWVIRMNYNDMEARKLKAEALRHWGYLQTSINWRNWALTAALELEGELDISQKHGFGSTDIIKSLPARGMLEGLTMKLKAEETMNVHKILGISLADTGDRYGLEIRRGVCQFHSELPAKTSATIIATKDTLIRILLGEATLEESAKNGSIEIEGKLEDVKDFFSHFEHPSKEPIKLTMR comes from the coding sequence ATGCGAAAAAATAGCTTGAGATCAACTATGCCCTATCTTTCATCTGGTCTTTTAACTTTATTCGGGCTTGGGGTCTATGAAGGAGGATCATGGTCGGAAACCGTATCGAGAGAAGAGGAAGAGACCACTGTAAACCCCCAGCTTGCAGAACACAGTAAAATAATGCAGAAAAAGATCTACAGAGTACGCGATAATGTCTATCTGGCGTATGGATATGGACTGGCAAACGCGGCGATGATCGTGGGGGATGACGGCGTAATAATAATAGACACGATGGAAAACGAGAAATCAGGCAGAGAGGTTCTTGAGGAATTCCGTAAGATTACGGATAAGCCCATAAAAGCGATAATATACACTCATCACCATCCCGATCACATATTCGGAGTGAAGGCATTCATATCCGAGAACGATGCAAGGGAAGGTAAAACGGAGATATACGCCCATGAATCGCTTTTGGAAAATTTAACGAAAGACATTGACCTTGCGCCGGTCATGTCAGTGCGTGCATTTTATAGCATGGGCACATTTCTGGAAAAAGGTCCCGGCGGAGCCGTCGAGGCTGGCATAGGGCCGGAATGGCGTGAAGGGAGCCTTACCTTCATACGGCCGACAAAAACGTTTCGCGATACGCTAGACGTTGAGGTTGCAGGCATAAGAATGCATCTTTTCCATGTGCCGGGCGAAGCAAGCGATGAGATAGCGGTATGGTTCCCGGACATGGCTGTGCTGCATACTGCTGAGATCATCCAGGGGGAGACGTTCCCTAACATCTATTCGATACGAGGCTCAAGGTTCAGGGACCCGGTCAAATGGTTCAAGAGCATCGATAAGCTTCGGGAGTTCCCGGCAAAGCATATGGTGCCTTCGCATGGCAGGCCTGTCTCAGGAAATAAAAACATCAGGGGCATACTTACTGCATATCGCGACGCCATACAGTTCGTCCACGACCAGACTGTGAGGTTCATGAATAAAGGGCTGACGCCTGACGAGCTTGTAGAGGTCGTAAAGTTGCCGAAATATCTTGCAGGGCATCCGTGGCTCGGAGAGTTCTACGGTACCGTGGATCACTCTGTACGTCAGATATATAATGGTTATCTGGGCTTCTTCGACGGCGATATGACATACCTGGCAAAGCCAGAGCATGTTGAAAGGGCTGTCAGGTACGTTGAGATCATGGGCGGCAGGGATAACATTATCGAGACAGCACAGAAGGCCATAATGGAGAAGCGGTATGGATGGGCGATGGATATACTGACATGGGTGATCCGAATGAACTATAACGATATGGAAGCCCGAAAACTAAAAGCTGAAGCCCTCCGCCACTGGGGATACTTACAAACAAGCATAAACTGGCGTAACTGGGCCCTTACGGCCGCATTAGAGCTCGAAGGAGAACTGGATATAAGCCAAAAACATGGCTTCGGCTCGACTGATATCATAAAATCTCTTCCTGCCCGGGGGATGCTGGAAGGGCTTACTATGAAGTTAAAGGCCGAAGAGACCATGAATGTCCATAAAATTCTGGGTATTAGCCTTGCGGACACAGGCGATAGGTACGGCCTGGAGATAAGAAGAGGCGTATGCCAGTTCCATTCCGAACTACCGGCAAAGACGAGTGCGACGATCATCGCGACGAAAGATACGCTTATCAGGATCTTGCTGGGAGAGGCTACACTGGAAGAATCGGCCAAAAACGGCTCTATCGAAATAGAAGGTAAACTTGAGGACGTTAAGGATTTTTTCAGTCATTTCGAGCATCCCTCGAAAGAGCCGATCAAGCTTACTATGAGATAG
- a CDS encoding alpha/beta fold hydrolase: MGVSYLINIRKYGNSPFTVAVVHGGPGAPGELAPVAKELSLITGTLEPLQTSASIAGQIQELHDVLKEHGDLPLTLIGHSWGAWLSLMFAARYPIFVKKLILIGSGPFEERYASKIMETRLNRMNEEERSEVRALTEALNDPCTGSKAAALSRLGKLMSKSDSFETLPDNGEEILCQDEIFQSVWNEAKKIRQSGDLLKIAEKLRCPVIAIHGDYDPHPYEGVEKPLSRILNDFRFILLKNCGHEPWKERAAKDRFYLLLNEELI, encoded by the coding sequence ATGGGGGTATCATACCTGATAAACATTAGGAAATACGGGAACTCGCCCTTTACAGTAGCTGTCGTTCACGGAGGCCCGGGAGCTCCGGGAGAATTGGCGCCGGTGGCAAAGGAGCTATCCCTTATCACCGGCACGCTGGAACCGTTGCAAACATCCGCGTCCATAGCCGGACAAATTCAAGAATTACATGATGTCTTGAAGGAGCACGGGGATCTTCCTCTGACCTTGATCGGTCATTCATGGGGAGCGTGGCTGAGTCTTATGTTCGCTGCCCGTTATCCTATTTTTGTAAAAAAACTAATACTCATAGGAAGCGGCCCTTTTGAAGAAAGATACGCATCTAAGATCATGGAAACACGGCTAAACCGCATGAATGAAGAAGAAAGGTCAGAAGTCCGTGCCTTGACTGAGGCGTTGAACGATCCGTGCACAGGAAGCAAGGCCGCTGCATTATCCCGACTTGGAAAGTTAATGTCAAAAAGCGATTCTTTTGAGACTCTACCGGATAATGGCGAGGAAATATTGTGCCAGGACGAGATCTTTCAGAGTGTGTGGAATGAGGCTAAAAAAATAAGACAAAGCGGTGACCTTTTAAAAATTGCAGAAAAACTCAGGTGTCCAGTAATAGCGATACACGGCGACTATGACCCGCATCCCTATGAGGGAGTTGAAAAGCCATTGAGCCGGATATTAAATGATTTTAGATTCATCCTGTTAAAGAACTGCGGGCATGAACCATGGAAAGAACGCGCTGCAAAAGACCGGTTTTATCTGCTCCTGAATGAAGAGCTGATTTAA
- a CDS encoding alanine/glycine:cation symporter family protein, whose protein sequence is MGTLELLGDVITAINSIVWGIPMLLLLVGTGIFFTILLRGLQFRRLPLAFSTLVNSFFTQKTKLEGDIPAFQALSTALSATLGTGNLAGVATAIVAGGPGALFWMWITAVVGMVTKYSEAVLALKFRTKNPDGSMSGGPMYYIDKGLGVKWLAGIFALFGMIASFGIGSMAQANSIMLAVTSLVQHEGSIHLPVIGEILTLSFTIGLALVLVTALVIFGGIKKIGKVTSVIIPFLAFFYVTGGLIVLLMNYHRIPDTFFMVIKYAFTPYALSGGVIGYAVSEAVRYGMARGVFSNEAGLGSAPIAYAAARSKTPVDQGLIAITEVFIDTLVFCSITGFVILNSGLWDDGVYTSTTLTIAAFSESIGIFGVAIVTISAILLGYSTILGWSYYGEQCFDYLFGSRMKYLYKVLFLCAVLFGAITKVELVWEISDTFNGMMAIPNLIGLIGLSGVVVSETREYFKGSGSRNK, encoded by the coding sequence ATGGGAACTCTTGAATTGCTCGGGGACGTCATCACTGCGATAAACAGCATCGTTTGGGGCATCCCGATGCTATTATTGCTTGTTGGCACCGGCATATTTTTCACGATACTTTTAAGGGGCCTGCAATTCAGGAGATTGCCCCTTGCGTTCTCAACTCTGGTAAATTCATTCTTTACTCAAAAGACTAAACTTGAAGGAGACATACCTGCGTTCCAGGCGCTGAGCACGGCTTTGTCCGCAACGCTGGGCACGGGGAACCTTGCGGGCGTGGCGACCGCTATAGTTGCAGGCGGGCCCGGAGCGCTGTTCTGGATGTGGATCACGGCAGTAGTGGGCATGGTGACGAAATATTCGGAAGCCGTGCTTGCGTTAAAGTTCAGGACGAAAAACCCTGACGGCAGCATGTCGGGCGGGCCGATGTATTACATAGACAAAGGCCTCGGTGTAAAATGGCTGGCAGGGATATTCGCGCTGTTCGGCATGATAGCCTCTTTCGGAATAGGCAGCATGGCCCAGGCTAACTCGATAATGCTCGCCGTAACGTCCCTCGTTCAACACGAAGGCTCTATCCATCTCCCGGTCATAGGCGAAATATTGACGCTGAGCTTTACCATAGGTCTTGCGCTGGTCCTGGTGACTGCACTGGTCATTTTTGGAGGTATCAAGAAGATAGGGAAGGTGACATCGGTCATCATACCCTTCCTTGCCTTTTTTTATGTGACAGGTGGGCTTATCGTGCTTTTAATGAACTATCACAGGATACCGGATACGTTTTTTATGGTGATCAAGTATGCATTCACACCTTATGCATTATCGGGGGGTGTTATCGGATATGCGGTATCCGAGGCTGTGAGATACGGCATGGCCCGCGGTGTATTTTCGAACGAGGCGGGACTGGGGAGCGCGCCGATAGCTTACGCGGCCGCACGTTCGAAAACCCCGGTGGACCAGGGGCTGATAGCCATAACGGAAGTTTTTATAGATACACTGGTGTTCTGCTCGATCACGGGTTTTGTCATCCTGAACAGCGGCCTTTGGGACGACGGGGTCTATACGAGCACTACCCTTACCATCGCAGCGTTTTCGGAAAGCATTGGCATATTCGGGGTGGCAATAGTTACGATTTCTGCGATATTACTGGGATATTCGACCATCCTGGGATGGTCGTATTACGGGGAGCAATGTTTCGATTATCTTTTCGGCAGCAGGATGAAGTATCTCTATAAAGTGCTATTTCTATGCGCCGTCCTTTTTGGAGCTATAACAAAAGTGGAGCTTGTATGGGAAATATCGGACACTTTCAACGGGATGATGGCGATCCCGAACCTTATCGGGCTAATAGGACTGAGCGGAGTGGTCGTGTCAGAGACAAGAGAATATTTTAAAGGCAGTGGATCGAGGAACAAGTAG
- a CDS encoding MFS transporter, with product MQIIIRDYLRVISRFNLNVKLLLFRTFLVSLYTGIYGIIFNLYILELGYPVTFLGLVLALHTFALSTASIPAGILCDRMDRKTLMVVSGLLLVIATLPMYLTTSPYVMIFSPIATGIFISVAAVCVTPMLAENSSKENIVHVYSINATLGWVASIAGCAVGGFVPGLWRQLSITGNIYQMTLIASVLLLAIGWLLMLVLRNNNAERITSDEPFSLKNIRISRDVSRFVITCITFGIGSGMIVPYFNIYFLNVLKVGVFEIGLASAFAGGFMMFGLIINPYLASRIGKVRSAVVTKVISVPFLILMAITTNFVVASCSYIFYMFFINMAGPATTSFQMEQIHPREHGLALGLMSTGTYLAISASTYISGILIENGNYLLTFLGTCGGYILTAILLFHYFRDREKEHVGSLGFNTLKSRYNIF from the coding sequence TTGCAGATAATAATAAGGGACTATCTCCGTGTAATAAGCCGATTCAATCTTAATGTTAAGCTCTTGTTATTCCGTACGTTCCTGGTAAGCCTTTATACGGGTATTTACGGTATAATATTCAACCTGTACATACTCGAACTGGGATATCCGGTGACCTTTTTAGGCTTAGTCTTAGCGCTGCATACTTTTGCGCTGTCAACGGCTTCCATACCGGCAGGTATACTTTGTGACCGGATGGATAGAAAGACGCTAATGGTGGTCTCAGGGCTACTGCTTGTCATAGCCACGCTGCCGATGTACCTTACAACATCGCCTTACGTAATGATATTTTCGCCTATCGCTACGGGAATATTCATATCGGTGGCGGCTGTTTGCGTCACTCCCATGCTTGCAGAAAACTCGAGCAAGGAGAATATCGTCCACGTATACAGCATTAATGCGACGCTGGGGTGGGTGGCATCAATAGCAGGATGTGCCGTGGGAGGGTTCGTTCCGGGATTATGGAGGCAACTCTCAATTACGGGTAACATATATCAGATGACGCTTATAGCCTCCGTGCTTTTACTGGCCATCGGCTGGCTACTGATGCTGGTGCTGAGAAACAATAATGCCGAAAGAATAACCAGTGATGAGCCGTTTTCACTAAAGAACATCCGCATTTCGCGGGACGTATCCAGATTTGTCATCACCTGCATAACATTCGGCATCGGCTCGGGCATGATAGTCCCGTACTTTAACATATACTTCCTGAACGTCCTAAAAGTGGGCGTGTTCGAGATAGGCCTCGCATCAGCCTTTGCAGGCGGGTTCATGATGTTCGGCCTGATAATAAATCCCTATCTTGCATCCCGGATAGGAAAAGTCAGGTCCGCGGTAGTAACAAAAGTGATCTCAGTGCCGTTTTTGATCCTGATGGCTATCACCACTAATTTTGTGGTAGCTTCCTGCTCATACATTTTCTATATGTTCTTCATCAACATGGCAGGGCCGGCGACGACCAGTTTCCAGATGGAACAGATACATCCCAGGGAGCATGGCCTGGCCCTTGGATTGATGTCTACGGGCACTTACCTCGCAATATCCGCAAGCACTTATATTAGCGGTATTCTAATTGAGAACGGTAATTATCTGCTTACGTTCCTCGGTACTTGCGGCGGGTATATACTGACGGCCATACTCTTATTCCACTACTTCAGGGACCGTGAAAAAGAGCATGTAGGCTCGTTAGGGTTCAACACTTTAAAAAGTAGATACAATATTTTTTAA
- a CDS encoding CPBP family glutamic-type intramembrane protease — MYPVNFIFVLLVGGGNEEPGWRGFALPGIQEKYGPLISSLILGPIWLLWRVPLFFSPYTSQSVIPFEWYVPNIIGIAIITTWLYNGTSRSVLLASMLHAGLNALAAFYPCMINIGPFPAYAFLTMGAWIIVTFIFLMDRAALTGLVKTEIKMTG; from the coding sequence ATGTATCCGGTTAACTTTATCTTTGTATTGCTGGTAGGCGGCGGAAACGAAGAGCCCGGATGGAGGGGTTTTGCTCTTCCAGGGATTCAGGAAAAATATGGCCCGCTTATATCCAGTCTTATCTTGGGGCCGATCTGGCTGTTATGGCGCGTCCCGTTATTCTTCTCGCCATATACGTCACAAAGTGTGATCCCCTTTGAATGGTACGTCCCGAACATAATCGGTATCGCGATAATAACGACCTGGTTATATAACGGCACCAGCAGGAGCGTTCTCCTCGCCTCTATGCTGCATGCCGGGTTAAACGCACTGGCGGCATTTTATCCATGCATGATCAATATAGGGCCGTTCCCTGCGTATGCATTCCTGACCATGGGTGCCTGGATAATAGTAACCTTTATATTCCTGATGGATAGGGCTGCATTAACGGGTCTGGTAAAAACCGAAATTAAAATGACGGGGTAA